The following are encoded together in the Methanosarcina flavescens genome:
- a CDS encoding indolepyruvate oxidoreductase subunit beta, whose translation MSQAEQKKFDLLITGVGGQGAILASDIIGKAAVTAGLSIRAAETHGMAQRGGSVVNHIRIGQAYGSMIPKKGADIMLALEPMEAVRYLDFLKDGGVIIVNTQPVVPVTVASGQAKYPEVSDILDALSEKYIVKAFNADELAFEAGSRLAMNVVMVGAVSGYLPIPKETLLESIKALVPQKTIEVNLRAFEAGRQKVEES comes from the coding sequence ATGAGCCAGGCTGAGCAAAAAAAGTTTGACCTCCTTATTACGGGAGTAGGAGGGCAGGGCGCAATCCTTGCCTCAGACATTATCGGAAAAGCTGCCGTTACTGCAGGGCTGTCCATCCGGGCTGCGGAAACACACGGCATGGCCCAGCGCGGAGGCTCTGTTGTGAACCATATCCGGATCGGGCAAGCTTATGGCTCCATGATCCCGAAAAAAGGTGCAGACATTATGCTTGCCCTTGAGCCAATGGAAGCCGTAAGGTACCTGGATTTCCTGAAAGACGGTGGGGTTATTATTGTAAATACCCAGCCTGTAGTTCCTGTAACCGTTGCCTCGGGGCAGGCAAAATACCCTGAGGTTTCGGATATCCTTGATGCCCTGTCTGAAAAATACATAGTAAAAGCCTTCAATGCCGATGAACTTGCGTTTGAAGCCGGGAGCAGGCTTGCAATGAATGTCGTAATGGTAGGGGCAGTCTCAGGCTATCTGCCCATTCCGAAAGAAACCCTGCTTGAGAGCATAAAAGCCCTTGTGCCTCAGAAAACGATTGAGGTGAATCTCAGGGCTTTTGAGGCGGGAAGGCAAAAAGTAGAGGAAAGTTGA
- a CDS encoding DUF7344 domain-containing protein codes for MSEIAGNSLGIKPDLQNQQVQLSKSDIFGILQNDRRRYVLEILRSKGNQSVRFLSEEIARLESGEDDPKSTLRKSVYVSLLQTHIPKMESLGVINYNRENDFVELLPAASTFDIYMETVPKGDIPWCQFYVGLSTLAFVGSVTISAELFTWVSSEHWMLLTSSLFMVSSLAHMRHVRKL; via the coding sequence ATGAGTGAGATAGCAGGAAATTCTCTGGGAATCAAGCCGGATCTCCAGAACCAACAGGTACAGTTGTCGAAAAGTGATATCTTTGGGATTCTTCAGAACGACAGGCGAAGATACGTCCTTGAAATTCTCCGTAGCAAAGGCAATCAGAGCGTACGCTTTCTTTCGGAAGAAATAGCCCGCCTCGAATCCGGAGAAGACGACCCGAAAAGCACGCTTAGAAAGAGCGTATACGTCTCCCTTCTCCAGACCCATATCCCCAAGATGGAGAGCCTGGGAGTCATCAACTACAACCGTGAAAACGATTTTGTGGAACTTCTCCCTGCAGCCAGCACCTTTGACATCTACATGGAAACCGTCCCGAAGGGCGACATCCCCTGGTGCCAGTTCTACGTCGGTCTGAGCACCCTTGCCTTCGTCGGCAGCGTGACTATCTCTGCAGAGCTCTTCACCTGGGTCTCAAGCGAACATTGGATGCTCCTTACAAGCAGCCTTTTTATGGTATCTTCCCTGGCTCACATGCGCCACGTCCGCAAACTTTGA